From a single Chitinophaga sp. Cy-1792 genomic region:
- a CDS encoding beta-L-arabinofuranosidase domain-containing protein has translation MPQYNFKLLPAALGIIVFSGFAAVKNVYKDDLQVSTVARPVTTSVNTYYTSNKQPLQPQYFIKLPVTAFAPGGWLKKQLELQRDGLTGHLGEISIWLSKKDNAWLNKEGKGTYGWEELPYWLKGYANIGYVLQDQHMIAAAKFWIEAVLNNQRDNGDFGPNVEKGAGKRDLWTNMPMLWCLQSYYEYAKDQRVLDLMTKYFKWQLTIPDDKFLEDYWENSRGGDELSSVYWLYNRTGDAFLLDLATKIDRNTANWRQKDNLPNWHNVNIAQCFREPAQYFLQSGNQNDLAATYNNFRLIREGFGQVPGGMFGGDENVRKGYDDPRQAVETCGMVEQMTSDNMLLGITGDPLWADNAEDVAFNTFPAAFMPDYKALRYLTAPNMTISDSKNHHPGIDNKGPFLMMNPFSSRCCQHNHAAGWVYYLEHSWMATPDNGIAAQHYLEGDVSAQVGDGTTVTFRSVTKYPFEDAVNIRLSMEKNVAFPLYLRIPEWATNSSVSVNGRIVMKNAIAGKYIKLEHVWKNGDIISLKLPMALQVRTWEKNKHSVSVNYGPLTYSLKIREDFNKEDSKATAIWDSKWQEGADPAKWPSYEIFAGSPWNYGLVIDSQHPEKSFSVHAKPWPADNNPFATGHAPVEITAKGKRIPAWGLDSTGLTAVLPQSPVATAAKEEAITLIPMGAARLRITAFPVTR, from the coding sequence ATGCCACAATACAACTTCAAATTATTACCTGCAGCCCTTGGTATCATCGTATTCTCCGGTTTTGCTGCTGTAAAAAATGTATATAAAGATGATTTACAGGTATCAACAGTTGCCCGACCGGTAACTACATCCGTAAATACTTATTACACAAGTAATAAACAGCCCTTACAACCGCAGTATTTTATCAAACTGCCGGTCACGGCCTTTGCCCCGGGAGGCTGGCTAAAAAAGCAGCTGGAACTGCAAAGAGACGGTCTCACCGGTCATCTTGGTGAAATCAGTATCTGGTTATCTAAAAAAGATAATGCCTGGCTTAATAAGGAAGGCAAAGGTACCTATGGATGGGAGGAACTGCCCTATTGGCTCAAAGGGTATGCAAATATCGGCTACGTACTCCAAGATCAGCATATGATCGCGGCTGCTAAGTTCTGGATAGAAGCCGTGCTGAACAACCAGCGTGATAACGGCGACTTCGGCCCCAATGTGGAAAAAGGCGCCGGCAAACGCGACCTCTGGACAAATATGCCCATGCTGTGGTGCCTGCAGTCTTATTATGAATACGCAAAAGATCAGCGGGTACTAGATCTGATGACGAAGTACTTCAAATGGCAACTCACCATCCCGGATGATAAGTTCCTGGAAGACTACTGGGAAAACAGTCGCGGTGGCGATGAACTTTCATCCGTTTACTGGCTGTACAACAGAACAGGCGATGCATTCCTGCTGGACCTCGCCACAAAAATCGACCGCAATACCGCCAACTGGCGACAAAAAGACAATCTTCCCAACTGGCATAACGTAAATATTGCGCAGTGCTTCCGGGAACCCGCCCAATACTTCCTGCAAAGCGGTAATCAAAACGATCTGGCCGCCACTTATAATAACTTCAGACTGATAAGGGAAGGCTTCGGACAAGTACCTGGTGGTATGTTCGGCGGAGATGAGAATGTTCGTAAAGGATATGATGACCCCAGACAGGCCGTTGAAACCTGTGGTATGGTGGAACAAATGACCTCTGATAACATGCTGCTGGGGATCACCGGCGACCCGCTCTGGGCGGATAATGCAGAAGATGTGGCTTTTAATACCTTCCCGGCGGCCTTTATGCCTGATTACAAAGCCCTGCGATACCTGACCGCTCCCAATATGACCATAAGCGATAGCAAAAATCACCATCCCGGAATCGATAACAAAGGGCCTTTCCTGATGATGAACCCATTCAGCAGCCGTTGTTGCCAGCATAACCATGCTGCGGGCTGGGTATACTACCTGGAACATAGCTGGATGGCGACTCCGGATAACGGAATCGCTGCACAGCATTACCTGGAAGGGGACGTTTCAGCGCAGGTGGGCGATGGTACTACCGTTACCTTCCGCTCCGTTACAAAATACCCTTTTGAAGATGCGGTGAATATCAGGCTGTCGATGGAGAAAAATGTAGCTTTCCCGCTGTACCTGCGGATCCCTGAATGGGCGACCAACAGCAGTGTTTCAGTAAATGGCCGCATCGTTATGAAAAATGCTATAGCAGGGAAGTATATCAAACTGGAGCATGTCTGGAAAAACGGGGATATTATCTCCCTAAAACTACCTATGGCATTACAGGTAAGAACATGGGAGAAAAATAAACATAGTGTCAGTGTAAACTACGGGCCGCTAACCTATTCCCTGAAGATCCGGGAGGATTTTAATAAAGAAGATAGCAAAGCTACTGCTATATGGGATTCCAAATGGCAGGAGGGTGCCGATCCGGCCAAATGGCCATCGTATGAAATCTTTGCCGGCTCACCATGGAATTATGGCCTGGTAATAGACAGCCAACATCCTGAAAAGTCGTTTTCTGTTCATGCCAAACCCTGGCCGGCAGATAATAATCCGTTCGCTACAGGTCATGCACCGGTAGAAATAACGGCAAAGGGTAAACGAATTCCTGCCTGGGGTTTGGATTCCACCGGACTGACAGCCGTGCTGCCGCAAAGCCCTGTGGCAACTGCCGCAAAAGAAGAAGCAATAACGCTGATTCCTATGGGCGCCGCGAGGTTAAGAATTACCGCTTTCCCGGTAACCCGGTAA
- a CDS encoding sensor histidine kinase — translation MIVIVIGIPMYVSEEWRSQLNNRILQQQYRLLQLEQQQTLFELELLRAKINPHFLYNVHNSIAGLISTNPQKAEQLVILLSKFFQFTISKNSNAFHTISDEVDIISTYLHMQQIRYESRMKFNIQVDPAAHHLSIPSFILQPLVENAVKHGIERSSDKGDINVNIKLSGDNIVIIIHDTGPAFPVEPSSGIGLHMVMNKLKLLYASGYDFELINFPSKHVRLSIPGRDQHLDC, via the coding sequence ATGATAGTAATTGTCATAGGTATTCCTATGTACGTAAGTGAAGAATGGCGCAGTCAATTAAACAACCGCATTTTACAGCAGCAATACCGCCTGTTACAGTTAGAACAGCAACAAACGCTATTTGAACTGGAATTACTCCGTGCTAAAATAAATCCCCATTTTTTATACAATGTGCATAATTCCATTGCAGGACTGATTTCTACAAACCCGCAAAAGGCAGAACAACTGGTGATCCTGTTGTCAAAATTCTTCCAGTTTACCATCAGTAAAAACAGTAATGCATTTCATACGATTAGTGACGAGGTGGATATTATCAGCACCTACCTTCATATGCAGCAAATTCGTTACGAAAGCCGGATGAAATTCAATATACAGGTAGATCCTGCTGCCCATCATTTATCTATCCCTTCATTTATATTGCAACCGCTTGTTGAGAATGCGGTAAAACATGGTATCGAGCGCAGTTCAGACAAAGGCGATATAAATGTAAATATAAAATTATCGGGAGATAATATTGTCATCATCATACATGATACCGGCCCGGCATTTCCTGTCGAGCCATCATCAGGTATAGGCTTACATATGGTAATGAATAAATTGAAATTGCTGTATGCTTCAGGGTATGATTTTGAATTAATCAA
- a CDS encoding AraC family transcriptional regulator — MKLKISDARTGGELLLFKDEHGFDRMPYIRDKFHKYFTIVWNPGEDQTVTIDGNEKEFPSNSLLTLLFNQTFSFEDASTLIAWQFNREFYCIIDHDSEVSCVGFLFSTTDHLLILLEEHAQEKLKLLSDIFIEELKTADHIQHEILVALLKRLIVYITGLAKLDYVPGKKIDESRFHTIRKFNLLVEAHFKSEHMVNFYAQQLFKSPKTLSNLFALFNQKSPSQIIQDRIILEAKRLLSYTDKSVNQITYELGFNDVPYFSNFFKKKCGQSPSEFRNILPAEKLVQ; from the coding sequence ATGAAACTTAAAATATCAGATGCCAGAACAGGCGGAGAGCTCCTTCTTTTTAAAGATGAACACGGATTTGACAGGATGCCCTACATCCGCGATAAGTTTCATAAATACTTCACCATCGTATGGAATCCCGGCGAAGACCAAACCGTTACCATCGACGGCAACGAAAAAGAATTCCCTTCCAACTCCCTGCTGACACTGCTCTTCAACCAGACTTTCAGCTTTGAAGACGCTTCCACCCTGATCGCCTGGCAATTCAACCGGGAGTTTTACTGCATCATAGATCATGACAGTGAAGTCAGCTGTGTGGGGTTTCTCTTTAGCACCACCGATCACCTGCTTATACTGCTGGAAGAACATGCACAGGAAAAATTAAAACTCCTGTCTGACATCTTTATAGAAGAACTAAAAACAGCAGACCATATCCAGCATGAAATACTGGTAGCACTGCTTAAAAGGTTAATCGTCTATATAACCGGACTGGCTAAACTGGATTATGTTCCGGGAAAAAAGATTGATGAATCGAGGTTTCATACCATACGGAAGTTTAACTTGTTGGTAGAAGCACATTTCAAGTCGGAACATATGGTGAACTTCTACGCACAACAGCTCTTTAAATCTCCCAAAACTTTATCGAATCTGTTCGCGCTCTTCAATCAAAAATCACCATCACAGATCATACAGGACAGGATCATCCTGGAAGCGAAAAGGCTGTTATCCTATACGGATAAGTCGGTAAACCAGATCACCTATGAGCTGGGATTCAATGATGTCCCTTATTTTTCTAATTTTTTTAAGAAGAAGTGCGGTCAGTCGCCCTCCGAATTCAGGAATATTTTACCTGCAGAAAAGCTGGTACAATAA
- a CDS encoding CPBP family intramembrane glutamic endopeptidase — MLPNLPLKFLNQLDWNWQGKFLSILWGVLFILCTSFLTRKEAGFEWKVERSSWPAFIIVCLLGIGLQWWDISTDGGIKSIHFNAEKFWYELTMPGLSEELIYRGIILGLLNKIFISRVRILGASVGWGLLIQAVIFGGGHSFYFDDASAIHFALAPALITGAIGLVIGWLRERTGSIVLPIVFHNLFNVFPQALAMIF, encoded by the coding sequence ATGTTACCTAATCTGCCTTTAAAATTCCTCAACCAGTTAGACTGGAACTGGCAGGGGAAATTCCTGAGTATATTATGGGGAGTACTATTTATCCTGTGTACATCTTTCCTGACAAGAAAAGAAGCAGGTTTCGAATGGAAAGTAGAGCGTTCTTCCTGGCCTGCATTTATAATTGTTTGCTTGTTGGGTATCGGACTGCAATGGTGGGATATCAGTACTGACGGTGGAATTAAGAGTATTCATTTCAACGCTGAGAAATTCTGGTATGAACTAACAATGCCAGGACTGTCGGAGGAATTGATTTACCGGGGGATTATCCTGGGATTGCTGAATAAGATATTTATCTCCAGAGTCAGGATTCTCGGCGCCAGTGTGGGTTGGGGACTATTGATTCAGGCGGTTATTTTTGGCGGCGGACATTCCTTTTATTTCGATGATGCCTCAGCGATACATTTTGCATTGGCGCCGGCACTTATTACAGGCGCAATCGGACTGGTTATCGGCTGGCTCCGGGAAAGGACAGGAAGTATTGTGTTGCCAATTGTATTCCATAACCTGTTTAATGTTTTTCCGCAGGCATTGGCGATGATATTTTAA
- a CDS encoding helix-turn-helix domain-containing protein, translating to MTAIKATSVIQENKTNAFAACPVTFVMERIGGYWKPIILFNLLSGTKRYSELKKTISTITEKVLIQQLKQLEADGLVIRKSKPVVPPYVTYELSATGKALRPTLFEMAQWAVKNGGKQSKQFKKQMADFPE from the coding sequence ATGACAGCAATTAAAGCGACATCCGTCATCCAGGAAAATAAGACAAACGCCTTTGCAGCCTGCCCTGTAACATTTGTAATGGAGCGGATTGGCGGCTACTGGAAACCCATTATCCTGTTCAACTTACTAAGCGGCACCAAGCGGTACAGCGAATTAAAAAAGACGATCTCCACCATCACGGAGAAAGTGCTGATACAACAACTGAAGCAGCTCGAGGCAGACGGACTCGTAATACGAAAATCCAAACCGGTAGTACCTCCTTATGTCACCTATGAGCTTTCCGCTACCGGCAAGGCTTTACGACCTACATTATTTGAGATGGCACAGTGGGCAGTTAAAAACGGGGGTAAACAGTCGAAGCAGTTTAAAAAACAGATGGCGGATTTCCCGGAGTAG
- a CDS encoding M1 family metallopeptidase, with translation MRRLIALLYLLSPLTLFAWQQPDYQLHVNADPQHKSFTIKGTLTFEITPDFADSVSITISKSKGPADVQLKGAAASMDTSLNSSGDIVYHWRFRHPLKPGTKLTFSYAYDRGDAPAFQYYMDSSFIMAGGYGAAWYPQLMLRAADGTEDCSRATATIRVTVPVGMMPVMAASKVSNNKETYEFRYTRPDIFSLYIGRYTRSEYQDKIPFYVYSMSNTGNHDDICRKSAAVLDYLTTLFGGLDIPNFSVIEFPDVVSEKTGIGGASILGGVVMPASALRTFNYGLFGHEIGHQWWGNKVLAKGSTGNDMMSEAMAQYGSLQAVMHFDSAHAMHYRTTGYPGYLPDQSGIGYLKNVAAGNDEPLRQLTNGNGHILGDSKGFLAWELLSNITGKATFHKALQTIGDKYSKTGISWNEFLQEIAVAYGSDLQWFYQQWFDRGGAPKWESTWQQQDKILRLHITQQDSLYQLPLEVLITCSDGSTTLQHIQLQHSRDEFQLPVRGTVTSVKVDPFFKVLHWDETLTPMAVAQAKVIRVINLRIQQKPEEAAALAKSFLAEGIPDDQYGVVFSLNFHLGRISTAAGKPAEALTYYLNALQCASRPAELLAYTYYRIAQLAASTNNSEQLEWACRNALIADEANNKYDNIEEKIKQLRK, from the coding sequence ATGCGCCGACTAATAGCCCTGCTTTATTTGTTATCTCCGCTGACGCTGTTTGCATGGCAGCAGCCAGACTACCAGCTTCATGTCAATGCAGACCCGCAACATAAAAGCTTTACGATAAAAGGCACCCTTACCTTTGAAATCACCCCGGATTTTGCAGACTCCGTTTCTATTACCATCAGCAAATCCAAAGGCCCCGCAGACGTACAATTAAAAGGCGCCGCTGCCAGCATGGATACCAGTCTTAATAGTTCCGGGGATATCGTATACCACTGGCGGTTCAGGCATCCGCTGAAGCCCGGGACTAAGTTAACCTTCAGTTATGCCTACGACCGTGGGGATGCTCCGGCGTTTCAGTATTATATGGACAGCAGTTTTATAATGGCTGGCGGCTATGGCGCTGCATGGTATCCTCAGCTGATGTTGCGTGCTGCTGACGGTACGGAAGATTGCAGCCGTGCAACTGCTACCATTCGTGTAACCGTTCCTGTTGGCATGATGCCCGTAATGGCTGCCAGCAAGGTTTCCAATAACAAAGAGACCTATGAATTCCGATATACCAGACCCGATATTTTTTCTTTGTATATAGGGAGATATACCCGCAGCGAATACCAGGACAAGATCCCATTCTATGTTTATAGCATGAGCAATACCGGCAATCACGACGATATCTGCCGAAAATCAGCCGCAGTGCTGGATTACCTGACCACACTTTTCGGCGGCCTTGATATTCCGAATTTCTCTGTCATCGAATTTCCGGATGTGGTATCAGAAAAGACAGGCATTGGCGGAGCCAGCATCTTAGGTGGCGTAGTGATGCCTGCCAGTGCGCTCCGAACATTCAATTACGGCCTCTTCGGCCATGAAATCGGCCATCAGTGGTGGGGAAATAAGGTGCTGGCCAAAGGCAGTACCGGAAATGATATGATGTCAGAAGCCATGGCGCAATATGGCTCACTACAGGCAGTCATGCATTTTGACAGTGCCCATGCCATGCATTACCGCACCACCGGCTATCCCGGATACCTCCCCGACCAGAGTGGCATAGGCTACCTGAAAAATGTAGCTGCCGGCAATGATGAACCACTCCGGCAACTTACTAACGGCAACGGCCATATCCTTGGCGACAGCAAAGGGTTTCTCGCCTGGGAACTGTTGTCCAACATCACCGGCAAAGCTACATTCCATAAAGCCCTGCAAACAATCGGTGATAAATACAGCAAGACAGGTATCAGCTGGAATGAATTCCTTCAGGAAATAGCTGTTGCTTATGGCAGCGACCTGCAATGGTTCTATCAGCAATGGTTTGACCGCGGAGGCGCCCCTAAATGGGAAAGCACCTGGCAGCAGCAGGATAAGATATTGCGTCTCCACATCACGCAGCAAGACAGCCTGTACCAGCTACCGCTGGAGGTTTTGATTACCTGCAGCGATGGTTCCACTACCTTGCAGCATATCCAACTGCAACATTCCCGGGATGAATTTCAGCTTCCGGTGAGGGGCACCGTAACTTCGGTGAAGGTTGATCCATTTTTTAAAGTGCTGCATTGGGATGAAACCCTTACCCCAATGGCTGTTGCGCAGGCAAAGGTGATACGTGTCATCAATCTTCGGATACAGCAAAAGCCTGAAGAAGCTGCAGCGCTGGCAAAGTCTTTCCTGGCGGAAGGCATCCCTGATGATCAGTACGGTGTTGTTTTTTCGCTGAATTTCCATCTGGGAAGGATCAGCACCGCAGCAGGAAAACCGGCGGAAGCGCTGACATATTATCTGAATGCGCTACAGTGTGCCTCCCGTCCGGCGGAATTGCTGGCATATACCTATTACCGCATTGCGCAGCTGGCTGCTTCCACCAACAACAGCGAACAATTGGAGTGGGCCTGCAGGAATGCCCTCATTGCCGATGAGGCTAACAACAAGTATGATAATATAGAAGAGAAAATAAAGCAGCTGAGAAAATAA
- a CDS encoding ATP/GTP-binding protein — protein MIIEFSIQNFKGIKDKVTLTFEPENSKRLEDFYLISPMPGVKLLKLGVIYGANGSGKTTILQALVLLRSMILHPVVQKTEKLEFEPFLFDEVTQQAPTTFSLKFVSNGRKYLYEIAVSRDAVLQEKLIHYNPNKALVFERATNADRQLSTIKFGSKIKIKKAEANTLITNTLWNNLVLSTFLRTNVDSVEMREATEWFIDVLNGWIQPGTNLFYDVNDYISENVHSRLNVLQFLKKADLGIVDIFVEKKVQQVDENVKQLANLLSRQLAATVRNTGIFDADTIEQIEVLFEHAIKKDNKVKKYKLPYDQESQGTKRYFQFSGVLSKMLELPQVYLIDELESSLHPDLIKHFLLLFLVNVTKSQLLVTTHHRELLMERDMLREDAIWFTERKNEGGIELYELSDFDSSVVRDTLSVFNAYKSGKLGAVPALSDYYIHNHHEK, from the coding sequence ATGATTATTGAATTTTCGATACAGAACTTTAAAGGGATCAAAGATAAGGTTACACTTACCTTTGAACCGGAGAATTCAAAAAGACTAGAGGATTTTTATCTGATATCACCCATGCCAGGCGTTAAATTGCTTAAACTGGGAGTTATTTACGGGGCAAATGGTTCCGGGAAAACCACCATCCTGCAGGCGCTGGTTTTACTTAGAAGTATGATTTTACATCCTGTGGTGCAAAAGACAGAAAAGCTGGAATTTGAACCGTTTCTTTTTGATGAAGTAACGCAGCAGGCTCCTACTACCTTTTCACTGAAGTTTGTCAGCAACGGGCGTAAGTATCTATACGAAATTGCTGTAAGCAGAGATGCTGTTTTGCAGGAAAAACTGATCCATTATAACCCGAATAAGGCGCTGGTATTTGAAAGAGCTACAAATGCCGACAGGCAACTATCTACTATAAAGTTTGGAAGTAAGATAAAAATTAAAAAAGCGGAGGCAAATACGCTTATAACCAATACGCTTTGGAACAATTTGGTATTAAGTACCTTCCTGAGAACAAATGTGGACTCTGTAGAAATGAGAGAGGCCACAGAATGGTTTATTGATGTACTAAATGGTTGGATTCAACCTGGTACCAACCTGTTTTATGATGTTAACGATTATATTTCAGAAAATGTGCACAGCAGATTAAATGTGTTACAATTTCTAAAAAAGGCAGATTTGGGTATTGTGGATATTTTTGTAGAGAAGAAGGTGCAGCAGGTAGACGAAAACGTGAAGCAGCTGGCGAATTTATTAAGCCGGCAGCTGGCAGCAACCGTTAGAAATACAGGCATATTCGATGCAGATACAATAGAACAAATAGAGGTGTTATTCGAGCATGCAATCAAAAAAGATAACAAAGTAAAAAAATATAAATTACCCTATGATCAGGAATCACAGGGTACTAAAAGATATTTTCAGTTTAGTGGGGTATTGAGCAAGATGTTGGAATTGCCGCAGGTATATTTAATTGATGAATTGGAATCTTCCCTGCACCCCGATCTTATTAAACATTTCCTGTTGCTGTTTCTTGTGAATGTAACCAAATCTCAATTGCTTGTAACCACACATCATCGCGAACTGCTCATGGAAAGAGATATGCTGCGGGAAGATGCTATCTGGTTTACAGAAAGAAAAAACGAGGGCGGTATTGAGCTTTACGAACTGAGCGATTTTGACAGCAGTGTAGTGAGAGATACCCTTTCTGTATTTAATGCCTACAAATCCGGTAAACTTGGGGCTGTGCCAGCTTTGAGCGATTATTATATTCATAACCACCATGAGAAATAA
- a CDS encoding NAD(P)H-binding protein — protein MKATITGSLGNISRVLVQQLIAAGHEVNVITSNAERADAIAQLRATPLIGKVDDIDFINNAFQGVDAVYTMVPPNYGTREQIISVGEIYAAAIENNNVPFVVNLSGIGAHLPDGPGPAGANHHNENRFSALAAHVLHLRPGMFYSNFYGFIDLIKQQHIIGNNFDADIVLALSHPQDIAAATFEAMHHRNFHGKSYKYIVSDEVTGKEIAQHLGAAIGNPDLNWVRFPDDAMLQSLVQQGMTAEMATTYVIDMGKALQNGSILKPYFEERTTLSGKIKFDAFAKEFAFAYNEVV, from the coding sequence ATGAAAGCAACAATAACTGGTTCCTTAGGCAATATCAGCCGCGTCCTCGTTCAGCAATTGATAGCAGCCGGACATGAAGTAAATGTAATTACCTCCAATGCAGAAAGGGCGGACGCTATTGCGCAGCTCCGTGCAACGCCTTTGATAGGCAAGGTAGATGATATCGATTTTATTAACAACGCTTTTCAGGGTGTAGACGCAGTATATACGATGGTACCGCCAAACTATGGTACCAGAGAACAGATTATAAGCGTAGGCGAAATCTATGCAGCCGCAATAGAAAATAACAATGTTCCTTTTGTTGTAAACCTGAGTGGGATAGGAGCGCATTTGCCCGATGGCCCTGGTCCTGCTGGTGCAAACCATCATAATGAGAACCGTTTCAGTGCACTGGCTGCACACGTGCTGCACTTGCGCCCTGGTATGTTCTATTCCAATTTCTACGGTTTCATCGACCTGATAAAACAGCAGCATATTATCGGTAATAATTTTGATGCAGACATCGTGCTGGCATTGTCGCACCCGCAGGATATTGCAGCAGCGACCTTTGAGGCCATGCATCACCGGAATTTTCACGGTAAATCCTATAAGTATATCGTGAGTGATGAAGTTACAGGAAAAGAAATCGCACAACATTTAGGGGCTGCTATTGGCAATCCTGATTTGAACTGGGTGAGATTTCCGGATGATGCCATGCTGCAAAGTCTGGTACAGCAGGGTATGACAGCAGAAATGGCCACCACCTATGTCATAGATATGGGCAAGGCTTTACAAAACGGGAGTATACTAAAACCATATTTTGAAGAGAGAACTACCTTATCCGGAAAAATAAAATTTGATGCATTTGCGAAAGAATTTGCATTTGCATATAACGAAGTTGTGTGA
- a CDS encoding response regulator transcription factor — protein MSIVLSAGHYFGKEQQCNDAGLFRLNITDYQPETLIQKHYHENAYLSMLLSGGYREISTKSEDIILPGEVLFRPAGYTHANHFHEQPGRCLNIEFNHEALREILPDHQLPASLQHFRAGVLEDLYKLLYHFFHDPNSDLSEEYILHCLADMTAVVIPSRLPWFGTAQKILENDFDTHHTIKSLAAAVFVHPIYLARAFKERTGLTVGEYQLKMRTRRALQLLITTALPIADIAYAAGFADTAHLIRSFKSKYRTTPLQFRRLLK, from the coding sequence ATGAGTATTGTTTTGTCTGCCGGACACTATTTTGGTAAAGAACAACAGTGTAATGATGCTGGGCTGTTCCGACTAAACATTACCGACTATCAACCTGAAACGCTTATCCAAAAACATTATCATGAAAATGCCTATCTAAGTATGCTGCTCAGTGGCGGCTACCGGGAGATAAGTACTAAAAGCGAAGATATCATACTTCCGGGTGAAGTACTGTTCCGCCCTGCCGGATATACACATGCCAACCATTTCCATGAACAACCCGGGCGCTGCCTTAACATAGAATTCAATCATGAAGCATTAAGGGAAATCCTGCCGGATCACCAGCTGCCTGCGTCATTGCAACATTTCAGGGCAGGTGTACTGGAAGACCTCTACAAACTGCTCTATCATTTTTTTCATGACCCCAATAGTGATTTATCGGAGGAATATATCCTGCATTGTCTTGCCGACATGACCGCCGTTGTGATTCCTTCCCGGCTGCCATGGTTCGGCACAGCACAAAAAATACTGGAGAACGACTTCGATACACACCATACCATCAAATCACTGGCCGCGGCTGTTTTTGTACACCCCATCTACCTCGCAAGAGCCTTTAAAGAACGTACCGGCCTCACCGTTGGTGAGTACCAGCTAAAAATGAGGACCCGCCGGGCCTTACAATTACTGATCACCACTGCTTTGCCGATAGCAGATATCGCCTACGCAGCGGGATTTGCTGATACCGCACACCTGATACGCTCCTTTAAATCGAAATACCGCACTACTCCCCTTCAGTTCCGGCGATTGCTGAAATAG
- a CDS encoding alpha/beta hydrolase, whose product MKTNSLKLRFLAVVFALVAVAAFSLKASAQKIKNVVLVHGAFADGSGYKGVYEALTKQGYHVTVVQNPLTSLEDDVTATKLALDKQDGPVILAGHSWGGAVITQAGNHPKVAALVYIAAFQPDNGETALQWFQTVKPAPENGVLPPDANGIVYYDRAKFHAGFCADLSKEEAEFMYASQGAFYGKCFTTPITDAAWRNKPSYGIVATEDKSIAPEIERKMYQRSNTKITEIKGSHVVYISQPQKVAEVIIKAAREVSK is encoded by the coding sequence ATGAAAACGAACTCCTTAAAACTCAGATTCCTGGCAGTAGTATTTGCCCTGGTTGCTGTAGCAGCTTTCTCCCTCAAAGCCAGTGCACAAAAGATTAAAAACGTCGTATTGGTACATGGCGCATTTGCGGATGGTTCCGGTTATAAAGGCGTATATGAGGCCCTAACCAAACAAGGGTATCATGTTACGGTAGTACAAAACCCGCTGACATCCCTGGAAGACGACGTCACTGCTACCAAACTGGCGCTGGACAAGCAAGATGGCCCGGTAATACTGGCAGGCCACTCCTGGGGAGGAGCGGTAATAACACAGGCAGGAAACCATCCCAAAGTAGCGGCACTGGTATATATCGCTGCATTCCAGCCAGATAACGGAGAAACCGCCTTACAATGGTTTCAGACAGTCAAACCAGCCCCTGAAAACGGTGTATTACCTCCGGATGCAAATGGTATCGTTTATTATGACCGCGCAAAATTCCATGCAGGATTCTGTGCTGATTTAAGCAAGGAAGAAGCCGAATTCATGTATGCCTCACAAGGTGCATTTTATGGAAAATGCTTTACCACGCCGATTACAGATGCAGCCTGGAGAAACAAACCTTCCTACGGTATCGTTGCCACTGAAGATAAAAGTATTGCACCTGAAATAGAACGTAAAATGTATCAACGTTCCAATACAAAAATCACTGAAATAAAAGGTAGTCACGTGGTATATATTTCACAACCACAGAAGGTAGCAGAAGTAATTATCAAAGCCGCCAGAGAAGTGAGCAAATAA